The DNA sequence GTCAAAGCTGATACCGGCAAACGCCCCGCGCCGACTGAGCCCCTCAACCGACAGAACGACGCTGCCCGGTGCGCTGGCCGATTCCGGGAACAGGCTGTCGAGCTTTCGTCCTACCATCATCGCAATCAGTGTATCGATGTCGAGTTCGGCAGCCGGCTTTGTCGCGATGTACCTGCCATCCCGTAACACGGTAATGGTATCGGCGATGGTGAAAATCTCGTCCATCTTGTGGGAGATGTAGATGATGGCCACGCCCTGCCGGGTCAGCTCGCCAATGAGCCGAAAGAGCGTAGCCACTTCCGTATCGGCCAGGGCCGACGTTGGCTCATCCATGATGATGACTTTGGCGTTGTTCGAGATGGCTTTGGCAATCTCAACCATCTGCATTTCGGCCACGCTGAGGTATTTCACCGGCGTATCGGGCCGGATGACAACGCCCATCCGTTCCAGCAGGACACTCGCTTTAGCCGTCAGCTGCCGGTCGTCCAGCCAGCCCAGCCAGCGCCCGCTGGTTTCCCGGCCGAGGTATATGTTCTGGGCTACGGTCAGTTCGGGAATCATGAGCATCTCCTGGTGGATCATGGAAATGCCCCGTTTCAGCATCTGGCTGACGTTGCCCGTCGTCAGGTCGTTGCCTTCGAACAGGATCTCACCCGAATCGGGGCTGTGCAGTCCGATCAGGATCTTCATCAGCGTCGACTTCCCCGCCCCGTTCTCCCCCATGAGCGCGTGCACCTCTCCTTTCCGAATGGTCAGCTGAACATCGTCCAGCGCTTTCACGCCCGAAAACGATTTCGTCAATCCGCGTACCTGAAGGATGTTATCCGAAGTCATAAAGCGTCAATAATAGTATCAGAGTCTGGACGGCTCCGTCCGAAAACAGTTGAATATTACCCACCCGACCGGGACTGTCCAGGGGCGGCAGGAACTATCCCCGACTGGTCAGTCAAGCGCCGTAGGTGCGACATGCCTGACAGACATATCGCCCCTACGGCGCTGTATTACAACCGGATAGGCCCTGACGGGTAGTACCTAGACCAGCTCTGTTTTGAAGCCGGCAAAGGATTCAACACCCGTCTCTTTCCAGCTCCGGGTAGCGGCCGACTCCAGGACGGCTTCGCATACTTTCTGGGTTTCCAGGGCGTCCTGGAACGTTGGCGAACAGGGTTCACCCGTTTCCAGACTCTTCAGGAAGTCGGCAACCTGGTGCGTAAACGTGTGCTCGTAGCCAATGCTCGTTCCCGGAATCCACCACCGGTTCATGTACGGCTGATCGCCGTCGGAGATGTGGATAGACCGCCAGCCCCGCACTACTGACTCATCGTTATGGTCGAAATACTCCAGCCGGTTCATGTCGTGCAGATCCCAGCGGATGGACGCATGTTCGCCGTTGATTTCGAAGGTATACAAGGCTTTGTGACCACGGGCGTAGCGAGTCGCTTCGAACAGACCCAGCGAGCCGTTGCCGAAATGGCAGTGGAACAGGCAGGCATCATCGATACCTACTTTCTGAACTTTGCCGGTCAGCTGGTGAACGCGCTCCTTGATAAACGTCTCGGTCATGGCCGACACGTCGGTGATGCTTCCGTTGAGCCACATGGCCGTATCGATGCAGTGGGCGAGCAGATCGCCCGTCACGCCCGATCCAGCGGCATCGGCATCCAGCCGCCAGAGCGCAGCCCCACCCTGCGGCAGGTCGGCACTGATGGTCCAGTCCTGGAGGAAGTTAGCGCGGTAGTGAAAAACCTTACCCAGCTTACCCGAATCAACGATCTGTTTGGCGAGGGTAACGGCGGGAACCCGGCGGTAGTTATACCAGACGGTGTTGGCAACGCCCGCTTTCTCGATAGCTTCCACCATTTCCTTGCCCTCCGCTACGGTACGGGCGAGGGGTTTTTCGCACAAGATCATCTTTCCCGCTTCGGCAGCGGCAATGGCGATGACCGCGTGGGTATCGTTGGGCGTGCAGATGTCGACAGCGTCAATATCGTCGCGGGCGATGAGGGCCCGCCAGTCGGTTTCGAACGATTCATAGCCCCACTGTTCCGCAAACGCTTTTACCTTTTCGGCATCGCGCGAGCAAACTGCTTTCAGTACGGGGGTGTATTCCAGTTCCGGGAAGAAATGCGGAACCTGGTTATAGCCATTGGAGTGGATGCGACCCATCAGACCGGTTCCGATCAAACCAATCCGTAACGTTTTCTTTGTTGCCATTGTCAAGGTTTAGTTTTTGGGGTGAAGGGGTTTATCAGGCCTCGTACCAGCCATGTTGCTGGCGGACTTTGATCATCGTCGCCAGAATATCATTCCAGGTCTGCTGGTTGGTCATGACGCTGTTAGGGAACATGCAGCCATCCCAGCAGATGTGACGGAAGGCTTTGGTGAGCACCCCGTTCTCGTCGCGCAGCCAGTAACCGGCATCATGAACGACATCGAGTTTACCGTTGGGGTCCAGCGCCTGGCAGTGGCGACCGGTTTTGTCGTGCGAGCCCGACCCAAAAACGGTTCCGTCATTCTGGGCCACGTGGAAGTCGATCGTCCAGGGGCGCAGAGCGTTGGTCAACGTCACAAGGGCCTCTTCCAGCGTCTTCCGGTCGCTCCAGTCGTAGTCGGCGGGCAGAATCCGGTCCTGTTCGCGGTTATAGCCCATGGTGTAGAGCAGCGTGTGTGCCATATCGGCCTGAAAACCCATATTAGGGCGATTGACCGATTCCAGCGTTTCGAGCATGGTTTTCCAGCTGTGCATACCGCCCCAGCAGATTTCACCCTCGGCCGCCAGCTTCTCGCCGTAATCGGCCGCTACGTCGCAGGCTTCCTGGAAGGTCTGGACAATGAGTTTGTTATTACCAACCGGATCAGCATCCCACTCGTGCGGAGTGCTGGCCGAGTCGATCCGGACAACACCACTGGGCCGGATACCCAACTCCGTCAGTTTCTGCCCGATGTGGCAGGACTTGCGAACCATCTCAACAAAGTTGGCCCGGTCTTCCTTGCTGCCCATGGCGGGTCCCCCCCAGATGGGCGCTACCAGCGAACCAATCTTCAGGTTATAGCCACCCACTTTATCGGCCAGTTTTTTGATGTCGTCGTCCGATATATTGACATCGATGTGTTCAAACAGGGCCAAATCGACACCATCGAATTTCACCCCGTCGACTTCGGCACCAGCGGTCATCTCCAGCATCGTATCAAAACCCACAACCGGTTCGGAATCTGGACCTTTACCTACCACACCAGGCCACATAGCGTTGTGTAGTTTGGGATAGTTATTTTCGTTCATGAGGGTGGTTATATGGTTTATAGTTCTATTAAGAAGTTGTTACACAGCAATGCGCAGAGAAGAAGGGGATGCACAGCGGTGGGGTCAAGTATAAAGAAATCACAGGGCATCTCCTTCACCTCAACGAATCTCTGTGTAACAATGCCTTGTCGCTTACACTACTAGATCAGGGTTATTGGGACCGAAGTGTTTCAGCATCACAATCGGGTCGGTAGTTGATGGGTTGACAATGGTAACCCCTTCCAGGGCGGCTTTCTCGCTCACGAAAAATTCGTCGTTCGTCAGTTGCCCGTAGCGGATCAGGGCCGGGGTTTCGATGTCCCACACGCCCATTTTGCCGTGGCCCTGCATAACGATGAGTCCGTAGGCCGCGCTGTCTTTGATCGTGACCGTAGCACCAGGCTGAACGGTCAGTTCTTTGGCGCTGAAGGCGTCGGATTTGTAGCAAACCCAATTTTCTACGTAGCCTTCGGCTTGCATCGCGGCCAGGTCCTTCACGGGTTTGGGAGCCATGAACCGGTTGGCCATCATCTGCGGGTCAACGTTCAGGTCCCAGTCAATGGCCTCGAGCAGCTGGTCATAGTCACCCATCCGGTCCTGGGGCGTACCGTTCCAGAGCAACTCTTCGGGAATGATCGCTTCGTTCACCAGCGACTGGTACATGGCAAAAACATCCGATGCTTTCTGCGGCTCGTAGGTACAGAGGCTACCCGGCGCGTGGAGCAATCCGGGCGGTACATCCCAGCCGGTGCCGGGCTCCAGCCGGTAGGCCGACGAGTAGTTGGTGATCTTATTATCGCCCTTGGTGAAGTTGACGAGGCATTCGCGGATCTGCTCTTTCGTGGTGCCGGGGGCAATGCCAATGAACGTATACGGAAAATCGCCCCCGTGGTTATTCAGCTGGGGCGGGAAATAATAGGCTTCCGGCTTACCGAGTTGCCCAATGAGCGCGGCCTGCTCGTCGTTGTGGTGGAGGTGATGGGGCAAAGGACCCATATTGTCGAAGAACTTGGAGTACATGGGCCAGCTCCGGTACTCGTTCCACAGCCGGTCGCCGATCAACGCACCCTGCAGTTCGTCGACGGCATCTTTGAGCAGGAACTGAACCTCGTTATCACCATCGGTGAATACAACGGCACTCAGACCTTCGTTTTCGCCCGTCAATGGCCCGTTCTTAGCGGGCGTGGTTGAGGATAGCCAGCGTTCGTCGATACCACCGCGCACCCCACCCAGCACATAATAATCGTCGGGGTGTAACTTGATGCGCCGGCCCGGTACGCAGAACGACCGGGGTACCCAGGTGGGAGCCAGCCGCAGGATACCACGTCCCTGTTCCAATGCTTTTTCTGCCTGACTGACAATTGAGGTTGTTTCCATGAAGAGTTTTGAGTTAATCGGTTTACGCTGAAAGGGTCAGAAATTGGTTAATGGGTTCGTCGGTCGTCAATACGTCAACCGCTACGTCGTAAGTCCGGCGGTCGCCCGGTTCAACGAACAGGAGTGTCTGCTGCTCACGGGCTTTGGCCTGGCCAATGGGCGGGTGGGTGCCGGGTTCGATACCCGTTACGTATTCACCCCGCCCCCAGTGCTGCCAGTTGGTTAGCCAGGGCAGCTGGTCTTTCTGAAAACGCAGCGCCACCGCCAGGCCGAGCCGGGCATTGTACAGGCCCGCCGAACAGCGACCGGCTTGATCGGGAGCCGCATCGATGAACGCCACAGCTTCGCCGGTTCCACGGTGCTGGTCCAGCGGTGCCGGGCAGGTTCGGAAGTCGTATCCCTTACGAAAGATGTCGCCGTTGATACCGCCTTCGCGTGCCTGCCAGTCGCCCTGCCAGATGAGTTTAGTGCCTTCATCGACCAGGGGCCAGCCAAAGTTAAAGTGATAAAGCAGCATGTGCGGAGCCGACGTATTGGCCCGGTTAACGACTTCATCGTGAATCCGGATCGTCGACTGGCCGATCGTACCCGAAATGGTTCGTCGTAGCTCCAGGCTGGGGCCAAACACGCTCGTTTCGCGGATGAGGCCGGTGATATGCATGTCAAGTTTTCCCGCTACGGGATCTGGCTGGCTGATGGACTCAATCTCGGCGGGACAATTGCCGATCAGGCCGTGCAGCCCCCGCTCGCCGAAGGCATCCTGTTCGGCACCGCCCACGTGGGTCAGCCCGCAGGTGGTGAGCAGACCACCATTAAAGGTTCGAAGCCAGTTGAGTCCCCGATCCGGGAATGCCTGGGGCGGGGTGATGCCGGAATGGCTCAGCCAGGCCAGACTATGCTGGTTATAAAACGCATCGGCAATGTCCATTGCCCGGTCAATGACTACTTTATAGCGCAGGCCGGTTCCGGTATTGATCCAGGCGATGCGCGTGCCCCGGCCAGCGCCGTTGTCGAGTACGGATGTTTCGATGCCCCCGATCTGGGCCGAATTGGATAGTTTATCTGTCCAGAGTTGTTGAGTCAAAACGAATTCTTGGTTAACAGTTATTGAAAAATTACCTGGGCTGTTGACGGGCACCCACTCAGAATTACACGCCACAACCGGAGGACCAGGCCCACCGGCAGGGTTGCCGCCCGCCCTACCCCTGGTCGAGCTTCCTTGCTGGAACGTAGCGACTACGTCTTCCCCGCGCCGGGAATCCAGCCGTTTTGCCCTACAACTGTTTCAGCATCAGGTTTCGGTACTGCACTTTCATGGGCGGGCCCACGTGAACCTGCACGCCCAGGAGCCCTTTAGCTTTCCCGTTCACAGTGTCGTTATCGGTGACATCGCTCATGAGGACCCCGTTGATGTAATGCTGCAGGTGGTTTCCTTTCACGATCAGGTGGAAGGTGTTCCAGTTCTCGCTTTTAATGAAAGTCTTTAAGGAGTCGGAGCTACCCAACGAACCCGTTACCGTCAGGCCCGACCAGGCATTATTTTTCACATTTGCCCGGACGGCTTCGGGGGTTGCGTCACCCGAGTAGGCCGGAATGGTCGTCTTCTGCCCCCGGTAGGCCAGCGTTGTCCGTTTGCGTTCTTCGTAGTTCTGGCCCGTATAGCGGTTCCGCCCGTCAATGTCGGCCTGGTAGCCACGCAGAGCGAAGGGTACGTCGGTGAGCCGGTCGCTGCGGTAGTTGATACCCGAGTTGCCGGCTTCGGTGATGTTAAACTCACCCTTGAGTTCAAAATCAGCGGGTTCGCCCCCTTTCCAAATGATGAACGAGTTCGTTTTCAGGAGTGTGGCGGGGGTAATTTCACCAACGAGGTTCCCGTTTTCGACCCGCCAGTAGGTAGGATCACCGTCCCAGCCGTTCAGGGTCTTTCCGTCGAATATCTGGACAAATCCGTCTTTCGTGCTTTTGGTGTTCTGCGCCATGCAGGACGTGGTGATGCTGGCGGTCGCGAGGACCGCCAGCATCAACCCCGCTGACATATACTGTGAAACTGCTTTTAAAATCATGTCGGGTTGAGTTACTGATTATTTACCTTTCGATGCGCCAGCGTTGGCCTTATATACCTCGTTGTTCTCGTTGCCCCCCGCTTTCAGGTACGCGATCAGGTCTTTCAGCTCATCGGCGTTCAGGCTGTTGATCAGGCCCGGCAGCATGATGGATTCGGTCGAGTTCTTCTTCGATACCACGTCTTTCTTGGGAATCTTCCGCAGTTGATCGGCGGCAAACGGGTTCTGCGAAATCGAGTAGTTCAGCTTGTCTTCGTTGATCAGCCGCCCCAGTACAGACTCCCCGTTTTTGAGCGTGAAAATGGTCGACGCATACTGATCGGATACGGTTTTGCTCGGCATGATGATCGCTTCCAGCATGTCCTTGTTCGAGAAGCGGGTGCCCAGCTGGGTCAGGTCGGGACCAATATCGCCCCCTTCGCCCCGCATGGAGTGGCACCGGCTGCACAGCACGGCCGCGTAAATTTTCTTACCCGTATCGAAGCTGCGGTTAGCCATACCACTGTCGACAGCCGCCAGGGCGGCCGCCATGTCCCAACGACGCCCCGGTCCTTTGGGCGCAAAATCCGTAGCCAGGTCATTACCCGACTTGGCCAGCAGATCGGCACCGGACATCTTATCGTAGCGGGCAACCTGTTCTTTCGGTACGTGAGCCAGCGCCAGTTTCCGGGCGCGGTCGATGAAACCAACGTAGCTCCGGCCACCCTGAAATTTAAAGGCATTGCCAAACCAGGTGAAATACTTGTCCCGCAGTTCCGGCGTCCAGCCCGTATCCTCGCGGCTCAGCATAACGGCGTAGAACGTCTGTTGCAGCGGTGGTACCTTCTCCAGCATCTTGGCAATGTCGAGCCCGTATTGCGGGTTGCGCAGAATCAGGTCAGACGATGCGGTTGAGGTTTCGAGGCCCAGGTCTTTGCTGCCGGCTTCGTCTTTGACATCCATCAGTGCCAGCGTCTTTCCTACGACCCCCGGTGCTTCCAGCGCTATTAACACCCGGCTGAGACCCCGGTTCATCAGGGCCGTTTTTGCCGGGTAGTGCGGGTTCAAAAACGCGACTACCTTCTCTTTGTCGGCTCCTTCGGGCATACCCATGCGCAGGAAAACCAGTTCAAACGCCCGGCACAGGTCGAACTGCTGCGATTCGGGCAGTTTATCGTAATTGATTTTCACGAGTGCATTGAGGAGCTGGCTTTTCTGAGCCGGGGTGCCCTGCCGGGCCAGCGCAACGGCCGCCTGCGTCAGACGCTGCGGATCGGTTTCGGTGAACACTTTATCCTGCCACTGGGCAACGGGCTGGTGTTCGACGGCAATCCGGGCGGCATAGCGCACAAACCGGTCGGGGTGGTTCAGGTTCGGCCAGGCCGCAGCCAGTGCCGACGGATTAGGGCCCTGGTGGTACTGCTCGAGCTGGGTTCTCAGCTGGTGCTCTTTGGTGATGACGGGTGCCTTGGCCACGGGCGTCACCGACTCCGTCCCGGTGTAGGTGACCCGGTACAGATCCGACTCCAGGCGACGACCGCCGGTCAGGAAGTACATGGCTCCATCGGGACCGATCATTCCATCGGTGAGCGGCAGCGGTGACCCTGAGATAAACTCTTCCCGCTCTCCTTCGTAGGTAGCTCCTTTAGGTTTCAGACGAATGGAGTAGATGATACCGAAGCTCCAGTCGAAGGCAAATAACGACTGGCGATAGCGCTCCGGAAAACGGGCCTTGTCGCCATACATCAGGTTCGTTGGCGATCCCTGACCGATATTTAACACCGGTGGTAAATTATCCGGATTGGCAGGTAACCACTTGCCATTACCCGTACGCCAGCCAAATTCCGCGCCACTTGGTACGTGACAGATACGGGTGGGCCGGTACCAGGGAAGGCCAAAATCCCACTCCATATCAGAATCATAGGCAAACATATCGCCGGCTTCATTGAAGGCAATATCAAAGGCATTCCGGAAGCCCGCGCCCATGAGTTCCCAGCGTTTGCCTTCGGGGTCAATTTTGGCGATCCAGCCGCCCGGCGCCATCCGGTCGTTGGCATGACCACGCGGGTCTTTTATCTGCGGGAACAGGTTGTCTTCTTTCCAGTTCGAGGGAAGGCGGTAGGCGTCCATCTGCGGCACATCCACGTGGTTTCCCGCGACCAGGTATATAGACTTCCCGTCGGGTGAGAGCTTCATGCTGTGCGGACCGTGTTCCCCCTCCTGCCCTTTCAGTTCTTTCAGCAGGGTGATCGTCTCAAACTGATCGTCGCCATTGGTGTCCTGCAGGCGATATAATCCGGTTGGTTTGTTGAAGTTTTTGTTCACCCGGTTGTTGACCATCACATACAGGCTGTTAAACGCATACAACAAGCCCTGCGCGTAGCCCATACCCACCGTTGTATCGCCCGGCTGAACGACACCTACCTTTAACTTCTCTACTTTGGGTTGCTGCGTACCTGACCCAACGGGCGGCACCTCCAGCCGATACAGAAATCCGTACTGGTCGGAGGTGATCATCCGACCTTTGTCGTCGAACGCCATGGCAACCCAGGAGCCCTGCTGGTTCTCGGAGGGGCTGTAGAGGTGTTCGGCTTTAAAACCAGGGAGAAGCTTTAGTTTATCGATCTTGGGATTGTCGACCTTGGGTTCTCCCGTGTCAACTCCCTGCATGCCAACCCAGGAAGTGCCAATCAGGGCGAGTGCCGAGAGAGCCAGTCCAAGTTTAGCCACGTTGAATGTAGAAAACATAGTTACTTACGATAAAGGTTTACTGAATACACTTGATTTGGGGCCAGACTGGCAGCGAAGCAGGCCGACCAAACGGTCTCTCTCCGATGTAGACGACTTGTTGGGAGCCGCCCGGCGTTCTTTGCGGTATAGGAGAGAAAGCGGATTAAGGAGGGTTTCTCACACTTGAAAGCGGGAAAACAGGAACAAATCCGACCACCTCCCGGTCCCGGTACCCAACCGGCCTCTTAACACAGTGGGAGTGAACAAGTCCATTGGGCACATACCAACAGCTGTCCACTCCCCTGTAGCACTCATCGAAAAATCAGAAATTTGGCGTTAAGGCAGCCTCAACCGCAGGCAGGCCGTAGTAATCATCCAGGACGGTAAAGGCGTTTGGTGGTGGCACCGCTCCGGCCGGGAAATAATAAGCCGCCGGGTTGGCTTTTACCTTTGCTCCATAGGCACCGATGATCTCTTTCACCCGGCCCGTTCTCGTCAGGTCAAACCAGCGTTTGTTTTCGAAAGCCAGTTCAACGCGCCGTTCCTTGAAGATGGCTTCCCGCATATCCGCCTGCCCTGATGCGGGCGTGGCCGCCAGACCGGCGCGGGTCCGTACCTGGTTGATATAGGTGGCCGCTTCACCGGTTTTACCCTGCTCGTTCAGGGCTTCGGCCAGGAACAGCAGCACTTCGGCGTAGCGGTAGACGGGCCAGTTCTGCCCCGTGTTGTTGTGCAGCGAATGCACCCGCGCGTATTTCTTGATGTATGGATACGTTTTGTTAGCGCGCAGGCTTCCGCTCAGCGTAACGGTTCCGATGGAAATGTCTTTCCGTTTGTCACCCGTTTCGTAGGCCGCAATCAGATCCGGCGTCGGGATGTTGTTGCTCTCCTGAGACGTTGGCTGCGGGTTCGATGTTCCCACGATCGGTGCGATCTCCAGCGCGGTGATTGGCGACGGGATGAAGCGGTAGATCTGGTTGCCATTGTAACCGGCCGATCCTTCCATGTACTGGATCTCGAAGACCGATTCCGCATTGTTCTTGTTCGTGCTGGTGAACGAAAACGCATCGTTGTAATCAGGCATCAGCGAATAGCCGTCGTTGGTCACAATCGACTTCAGCTGCGTTTCGGCCTGCGCCCATTTTTTCTGGGTGATGTACAGGTTTGCCAGCAGCGTTTTGGCCGCGCCCGACGTAGCCCGACCCGGTGTTTGGGTCGCCTTGTTTGGCAGGGCGGTACTGGCCGCTAAGGCGTCCTTCTCGATCTGGGCGTAGATTTCGGCGGTCGTCGATAGCGGTAGGGCCGCGTCTTCCCGACCCGTGACCGGTACGAGGTGCAGGGGCACTTTGCCGAACAGCCGAACCAGATCGAAATAAGCAAACGCCCGTAGGAACAGCGCCTGCCCTTTCAGGTTATTCTTCACCGCATCCGAACTGAACGTCACCCCAGGTCCGTCGATGAGCGCCAGCACCTGGTTGGCGCGGGCAATGATTACGTAGTTTAGCCGGTACTGGACCAGCACGTTGTCGTTGGCGGTGACCCCGTTCGCCGTGGGAACGGCGAAGTCTGCTACGTTCTCGGTTGGGTCAACCGCGCCATACAGGGTATTGCGGGCGTAGTAGGTATTATCGGAGTGCATTTCCTCCAGTACCCAGGCCCGTTCGTTGTACATCTGCCGGAACGGTACGTAGGCCCCGTTGACAGCCTGCTGAAAGTCGGCTTCGGTCTTGAAAAACGTTGCCGAGCTCAGCGCAGTTTCGGGTATTACGGTCAGAAAATCTTTGCCGCATCCGGTCAGGGCAAAGGCCAACAGGCAGGCGGCTATGTATTTACGTTTCATATAGATCGAAATGAGTTTAAAGGCTCGTTACTGGTCGCTGCGTTGCCGGGTGAAGTCATCGCCCGGTAACGCAGCGACGATGAATTAGAAGTTCAGGTTGACACCGAGGGTGAAGGTGCGGGGAACCGGGTAGTTCGAGAAATCGACACCCTGCGCCAGGTTACCGCCGTCCCCGTCGCCGGTTCCGTTACCGCTGGTTTCCGGGTTCGGGCCACCCCAGTACTTCGTGAAGATGTAGACCTGCTGAGCCGAAGCATACACCCGGGCCGACTTGAAGAGCCTATTAACAGCGCCCAGCGTATAGCCCAGGGTTATGTTTTTGATGGTGAAGAACGACGCGTCGGCCAGGAACTGCGTACTGTGCCAGTCGCGTTCGATACCGGTGTAGTTACCGCCGTTGTTGGTCGCACCAAACTGACCGGCACCGGGCGTAATGACCGTCGTAGCCACGCCAACGCCGTTGGTCAGGACGTTTTTAACGCGGAAGCGGTCTTTCACACCTTCTACCATGTTGAACACCGCGTCCAGGTTGGCGGTACTGTACAGGTGGCGCACCCACAGCTGGTTACCGTATGAGCCCGAACCCGTAACCGAGAAATCGAAGTTGCCGTACTTGAGGTCGTTGGTGATCCCGTAGATGAATTTCGGGAAGGGGCTGCCAATGATGGTCCGGTCGTCGTTATCGCCACCGTTGGTGATCACGCCATCGCCGTTAACGTCCTTGAACTTGATAGTACCGATGGCCGACCGACCTGGAATGATGGGCGAGGTTCTGAGTTCTTCAGCACTCTGGTAGTAGCCTTCTTTAACCAGCCCGTAGAACTGCCCGAACGGCTTGCCAACCTGCGCAATGTGGTAACCCGTGCCGCCGTATACCCGGTCGATACCCGGTGCCAGCGACACAACCAGGTTGCGGTTGAACGAGATGTTGGCGTTGGTCGTCCACTTCAGCTTGCCGGTCGTGTTCTTGGTCGTCAGCGAGAACTCGTGCCCCCAGAACTTGATTTCGCCAATGTTGTCATTGAAGTTCGTGAAGCCCGACTCCTGCGGAATCTGTACGGCGTAAAGCAGGTTCGTCGTCCGCTTGGTGTAGAAATCGTAGATGAACTGCACCCGGTCGTTGAACAGCCCCAGATCAAGGCCCATATCGAACTGCTTGGTCGTTTCCCAGCCCAGGTTGGGGTTCGCCAGCGACGTAACGACGGCACCCGTAGCGACGTTGCTGCCAAAAACGGCATTGGTCGTGTTGTTAACCAGCGCGTAGGATGTGTAGTTACCGATGTTGTTGTTACCGATGACCCCGAAACTGGCCCGAACTTTAGCGAACGAAACCGCCTGGATGGGCTTCAGGAAATCTTCGTCGGAGATGACCCAGCCTACCGATGCCGACGGGAACGTACCAAACTGGTTGTTGGCACCGAAGCGCGACGAACCATCCGTCCGGACAGCCGCCGTAAAGAGGTATTTCCCTTTGTAGTTATAGGTCAGGCGAGACAGGTAGGAGGTCAGGGTCCACTGGTTGATGCCATT is a window from the Spirosoma rigui genome containing:
- a CDS encoding RagB/SusD family nutrient uptake outer membrane protein, with protein sequence MKRKYIAACLLAFALTGCGKDFLTVIPETALSSATFFKTEADFQQAVNGAYVPFRQMYNERAWVLEEMHSDNTYYARNTLYGAVDPTENVADFAVPTANGVTANDNVLVQYRLNYVIIARANQVLALIDGPGVTFSSDAVKNNLKGQALFLRAFAYFDLVRLFGKVPLHLVPVTGREDAALPLSTTAEIYAQIEKDALAASTALPNKATQTPGRATSGAAKTLLANLYITQKKWAQAETQLKSIVTNDGYSLMPDYNDAFSFTSTNKNNAESVFEIQYMEGSAGYNGNQIYRFIPSPITALEIAPIVGTSNPQPTSQESNNIPTPDLIAAYETGDKRKDISIGTVTLSGSLRANKTYPYIKKYARVHSLHNNTGQNWPVYRYAEVLLFLAEALNEQGKTGEAATYINQVRTRAGLAATPASGQADMREAIFKERRVELAFENKRWFDLTRTGRVKEIIGAYGAKVKANPAAYYFPAGAVPPPNAFTVLDDYYGLPAVEAALTPNF
- a CDS encoding c-type cytochrome is translated as MFSTFNVAKLGLALSALALIGTSWVGMQGVDTGEPKVDNPKIDKLKLLPGFKAEHLYSPSENQQGSWVAMAFDDKGRMITSDQYGFLYRLEVPPVGSGTQQPKVEKLKVGVVQPGDTTVGMGYAQGLLYAFNSLYVMVNNRVNKNFNKPTGLYRLQDTNGDDQFETITLLKELKGQEGEHGPHSMKLSPDGKSIYLVAGNHVDVPQMDAYRLPSNWKEDNLFPQIKDPRGHANDRMAPGGWIAKIDPEGKRWELMGAGFRNAFDIAFNEAGDMFAYDSDMEWDFGLPWYRPTRICHVPSGAEFGWRTGNGKWLPANPDNLPPVLNIGQGSPTNLMYGDKARFPERYRQSLFAFDWSFGIIYSIRLKPKGATYEGEREEFISGSPLPLTDGMIGPDGAMYFLTGGRRLESDLYRVTYTGTESVTPVAKAPVITKEHQLRTQLEQYHQGPNPSALAAAWPNLNHPDRFVRYAARIAVEHQPVAQWQDKVFTETDPQRLTQAAVALARQGTPAQKSQLLNALVKINYDKLPESQQFDLCRAFELVFLRMGMPEGADKEKVVAFLNPHYPAKTALMNRGLSRVLIALEAPGVVGKTLALMDVKDEAGSKDLGLETSTASSDLILRNPQYGLDIAKMLEKVPPLQQTFYAVMLSREDTGWTPELRDKYFTWFGNAFKFQGGRSYVGFIDRARKLALAHVPKEQVARYDKMSGADLLAKSGNDLATDFAPKGPGRRWDMAAALAAVDSGMANRSFDTGKKIYAAVLCSRCHSMRGEGGDIGPDLTQLGTRFSNKDMLEAIIMPSKTVSDQYASTIFTLKNGESVLGRLINEDKLNYSISQNPFAADQLRKIPKKDVVSKKNSTESIMLPGLINSLNADELKDLIAYLKAGGNENNEVYKANAGASKGK